The following are encoded in a window of Manduca sexta isolate Smith_Timp_Sample1 chromosome 16, JHU_Msex_v1.0, whole genome shotgun sequence genomic DNA:
- the LOC115446209 gene encoding uncharacterized oxidoreductase SSP0419 translates to MSFENKVVIITGASSGIGAVTATSFAKQRASVVLVGRNEKRLREVAKDCEQYSKTLIIKADLSNSEEIENIIKQTIAKFGKLDILINNAGFLAFTKVLQEDMMEVYDKVMNTNLRGTVHLTNLAAPYLVKTKGNIVNISSIAGLSLITPEYIIYSVSKAGMDHFSKYVAAELAPHGVRVNTINPGPVRTPIFDVPDAPHDAESLGNKTALKRPSDSQEIADLILFVVGEKGKSMTGCNYVIDNGFLLK, encoded by the coding sequence ATGAGTTTCGAGAATAAGGTTGTGATCATAACGGGCGCCAGCTCTGGCATCGGCGCGGTTACAGCCACATCGTTTGCGAAACAACGTGCCAGTGTAGTCCTTGTTGGCCGAAACGAAAAAAGACTGAGGGAAGTCGCAAAAGACTGCGAACAATACAGCAAAACGCTTATAATTAAAGCAGATCTATCTAATAGCGAGGAAATCGAAAACATTATCAAACAGACGATCGCTAAATTTGGAAAACTGGATATATTGATCAACAATGCCGGCTTTTTGGCATTTACTAAGGTGCTGCAAGAAGACATGATGGAGGTCTACGATAAGGTAATGAACACCAATTTGCGAGGCACGGTCCATTTGACCAACCTCGCTGCACCTTACCTGGTGAAGACTAAAGGAAACATCGTCAATATTTCAAGCATTGCTGGTCTAAGTCTCATAACTCCTGAATACATTATCTACAGCGTGTCTAAGGCTGGTATGGACCACTTCAGCAAATATGTGGCAGCAGAGCTAGCCCCCCACGGGGTCAGGGTGAACACAATCAACCCTGGACCGGTCAGGACGCCGATCTTCGACGTGCCAGATGCACCTCATGACGCAGAATCCTTAGGGAACAAGACCGCCCTCAAGCGACCCTCTGATTCCCAAGAGATTGCTGATTTGATTTTGTTCGTCGTTGGAGAAAAAGGTAAAAGCATGACCGGCTGTAATTATGTGATAGATAACGGATTTCTTCTTAAAtag